From one Plasmodium coatneyi strain Hackeri chromosome 9, complete sequence genomic stretch:
- a CDS encoding Calcium-dependent protein kinase 3, producing the protein MILDVLKNNFEKKGEPFYSNKMRTSIEKQNKKKKKKKKKNFSFQDENEKDSTKVESTDDANSLTENEAHSKSEPSSGGKEDSLLQNAKGRNAPLKTTTTTMNKKKKKKKKKNASKGLYPNVKGKNTNYEENEKEDFTEDIFENENFDELQFVEDENVEYRTYNSFSNAGFKLLSKYSVDDAKEEFTKRKKKKKRQGQEEQKGQGSYEKYNFNHEESFKGNHNEFDSDIIKFLNRNKKSIDYDKRNGRPFQKEDAYSYDASERYGGKRGKQKQLHDIREDKDNYEHYREENADYYDREEDQNGDDQSGEDQNSDDQSNDDQSNDDQSGGSQSNDDYNTSASQYKYQRSGGVNGSGKFKGGGSLGQEDDEDDEEEEGEEDEEEEEGEEDEEEEEDDGDDDNYDDENDGDPLDQEEETNTEDPSCRPPLASEFKYQNIPAGGHIYDKREDSYFENDENTWNATKYNPTERTYGGEKRHEINLRHSGRRGEENPKVEYLEKTKNKKSVNINVSENNLKKSSTPYGRQYNIQRSAMEGKSSLRNALNIGNPNLSKDKYKFNLPNGEDKLIKFNIGAYTINNNRSKPIHKEERISAFDYMLHSSNLSVHAGTNDYFLKRGAAEQAEQIENDYTDSHFSQAGQILQPLREETQKAQKDPHGEEKKKHNIKSFLDKIKHRKNNEDMLKREHSKYDHAERSDKKDKFKMKFTDILHGRTLGNFFHRNKSSAAKSLSPQRERDASVEPCIQSNGVEKFGWLHGGRSNTKRNDQLPLHQKTTLAEPPMIKDEMEHYSAGGAVKIMDTFSNQEKAINDGTIMQSGRRVYDKRGSKNTPEFSYKGGSSPKEPISSKVGPVTWDGRKNDIGKTSDRNKRNPKLEDSKGISSNDIMSGKYSRKYDASRHDLDADTDRKVPGGENITHSIYQQFYYRNPLGNENRIVQFEGDPKRGRQITLQGGNGRDEESDVKMEQTLNRKMIENNELKKRNENNEEVLATPFYIKSKIDKVLKNSEIFERSARATFQQFDVKNKNFLHFSEIESLIQKLCFNLELPPVDKNILSIVYKDYDSSKNNSMNYTDFRQMYWDLLKQIKKKYYPTKNLKIKRNCIISRKKLGGYDYSSIYNYLSFKKILGCGAFGEVHLVEDNICKLYKVVKILKKKKLKNIKINEEINVLIYLDHPNIIKIFDVYENVDCTYIVMELCEGGELMDKIIKSSIFNEEYIKNIMFQILCAIAYMHSNNIAHKDLKPENILFKSKGDDTLKIIDFGLAELINHTEGVSKTAAGTVLYMAPEVFKKKFTIKCDIWSAGVIMFFLFSKNLPFCGNTYDEIKLSIFKDEPDYKSLKGRLSQPGLHILKLMLEKDHTRRPMAAVLLHHPWFQGFLDPVQINPSTLSNIKAYMKQSNIRNIIVNIMAHELSVIDSHLKYINELFCKIDTNHNGSLSHGEIYAVLANAGIKKWDINRIVQALDINDRGSVTYTEFIAGCYRWKDIESTFLKAAFNKIDKDEDGYISKSDIVTLVQDKVIESHDVDNFFTSVFLVKKGLSCERRANRINFEDFKEYLLSTF; encoded by the exons ATGATATTGGATGTACTCAAaaacaattttgaaaaaaaaggggaaccttTTTATAGCAATAAAATGAGAACTAGCATCgaaaaacagaacaaaaagaagaagaagaaaaagaaaaaaaatttctcgtTCCAGGATGAGAACGAAAAGGATAGCACAAAGGTAGAGAGCACAGATGATGCAAATTCACTCACCGAAAATGAAGCACATAGTAAAAGTGAACCCTCAAGTGGTGGAAAGGAGGATAGCCTTCTTCAAAATGCAAAGGGTAGAAACGCCCCCCTAAAGAcgacaacaacaacgatgaataagaagaagaagaagaagaaaaagaaaaacgcatCGAAAGGACTGTATCCAAAcgtgaaggggaagaacacaaattatgaagaaaacgaaaaggaagatttcACGGAGgatatttttgaaaatgagAATTTTGACGAGCTACAATTTGTGGAGGACGAAAATGTGGAATACAGAACTTATAATTCCTTCTCCAATGCGGGGTTCAAACTGTTAAGTAAATACTCAGTCGATGATGCAAAGGAGGAATTcaccaaaaggaagaaaaagaaaaaaagacaaggacaagaggaacaaaagggACAAGGAAGCTACGAAAAGTACAATTTCAACCATGAGGAATCATTTAAAGGTAATCACAACGAGTTCGACTCGGATATcatcaaatttttaaataggaataaaaagagcATTGATTATGACAAACGAAATGGGCGTCCCTTTCAAAAAGAAGACGCCTACTCGTATGACGCCAGTGAACGTTATGGTGggaagaggggaaaacaGAAACAGCTGCATGATATTCGGGAAGACAAGGATAACTATGAACATTACCGGGAAGAAAATGCGGACTATTACGACCGCGAGGAGGACCAAAATGGTGATGATCAAAGTGGTGAAGATCAAAATAGTGATGATCAAAGTAATGACGATCAAAGTAATGACGACCAAAGTGGTGGCAGCCAAAGTAATGACGACTATAATACCAGCGCATCGCAGTATAAATACCAACGCAGCGGCGGCGTAAATGGAAGCGGTAAATTCAAAGGAGGTGGATCACTGGGGCaggaggatgatgaagacgacgaagaagaggaaggtgaagaagatgaagaagaagaggaaggtgaagaagatgaagaagaagaggaagacgatGGCGACGATGACAACTATGACGACGAGAATGACGGTGACCCCCTTgaccaggaggaggaaaccAACACGGAAGACCCAAGCTGCAGACCCCCCCTCGCAAGCGAGTTCAAGTACCAAAACATCCCAGCGGGGGGACACATCTAtgataaaagggaagacagttattttgaaaatgatgaaaacaCGTGGAATGCCACCAAATATAACCCCACGGAACGCACATACGGAGGTGAAAAAAGGCATGAAATAAATCTCAGGCACAGCGGgaggaggggggaagaaaacccCAAAGTAGAGTACCtcgaaaaaacgaaaaataaaaaatctgTGAACATAAACGTAAgcgaaaataatttaaaaaaaagtagcacaCCCTATGGAAGGCAATACAACATACAGAGGAGTGCTATGGAGGGAAAATCATCCCTGAGGAACGCCTTGAATATTGGGAACCCCAACCTCAGTAAGGACAAGTACAAATTTAATCTTCCTAATGGGGAAGATAAGCTAATTAAGTTTAATATAGGTGCCTACACGatcaacaacaacaggaGCAAGCCAATTCACAAAGAGGAGAGGATAAGTGCATTCGACTACATGCTTCATTCGTCAAACCTGAGTGTGCACGCAGGGACCAATGactactttttaaaaagaggggCGGCAGAACAAGCAGAACAAATAGAAAATGACTACACAGATAGCCACTTCAGCCAAGCGGGGCAAATACTCCAACCACTCAGGGAGGAAACGCAGAAAGCGCAGAAGGATCCCCacggggaagagaaaaaaaaacataacatCAAAAGCTTCCTAGACAAAATAAAGCACAGGAAAAACAACGAAGATATGCTTAAACGGGAACATAGCAAATATGATCATGCCGAGAGGAGTGacaaaaaggacaaattcaAAATGAAGTTCACGGATATTCTTCATGGACGGACgttgggcaattttttccaccgCAACAAAAGTAGCGCCGCGAAGTCTTTGTCCCCGCAGAGAGAGAGGGACGCCAGCGTCGAACCGTGCATCCAGTCGAACGGCGTAGAGAAGTTCGGCTGGCTTCACGGGGGCAGATCCAACACCAAGCGCAATGATCAGCTTCCTCTCCACCAAAAAACAACACTCGCAGAGCCGCCCATGATAAAAGACGAGATGGAACATTACAGCGCAGGGGGCGCGGTGAAAATTATGGACACCTTTTCGAACCAAGAGAAAGCCATCAATGACGGTACTATTATGCAAAGTGGCCGAAGGGTATAtgacaaaaggggaagtaagAACACGCCGGAGTTTTCCTACAAAGGGGGCTCCTCACCCAAAGAACCGATTTCTTCCAAAGTGGGTCCCGTCACATgggatggaagaaaaaacgacaTTGGGAAGACATCCGACAGGAACAAGAGGAACCCTAAATTAGAGGACTCCAAAGGGATCAGCTCAAACGATATAATGAGTGGAAAATACAGCAGGAAATATGACGCAAGCAGGCACGACTTGGATGCAGACACGGATAGGAAGGTGcctggaggggaaaatattacACACAGCATATATCAACAATTCTACTATAGAAACCCCCTTGGAAATGAAAATAGAATAGTTCAATTTGAAGGGGATCCAAAGAGGGGAAGACAAATTACATTACAGGGAGGAAACGGAAGGGACGAGGAGTCagatgtaaaaatggaacaaacgttaaacagaaaaatgatcGAGAACAATGAactgaagaaaaggaatgaaaataatgAGGAAGTGTTGGCGACCccattttatataaaaagcaaaattgACAAGGTTCTAAAGAATAGCGAAATTTTCGAACGATCCGCAAGAGCCACCTTTCAGCAGTTtgatgtgaaaaataaaaacttccTGCATTTCAGCGAAATCGAGTCACTGATTCAGAAGCTCTGCTTCAATTTGGAGCTCCCCCCTGTGGATA AGAACATCCTGTCCATCGTCTACAAAGACTACGACAGCAGCAAGAACAACAGCATGAACTACACCGACTTCAGGCAGATGTACTGGGACCTGCTGAAGCAGATCAAGAAAAAGTATTACCCCacgaaaaatttaaaaataaaaagaaactgCATAATCAGCAGGAAAAAGTTAGGAGGGTATGACTACTCATCGATATACAATTATCtgagttttaaaaaaatcctGGGGTGTGGTGCTTTTGGGGAAGTACACCTTGTGGAAGACAACATATGTAAGCTTTACAAAGTggtgaaaatattaaaaaaaaaaaaattaaaaaacataaaaattaacGAAGAAATTAATGTACTCATATATTTAGATCATccaaatattataaaaatatttgacgTCTACGAAAATGTGGACTGCACTTACATTGTCATGGAGCTTTGTGAAGGAGGGGAACTTATGGACAAGATAATAAAGTCCTCAATTTTCaatgaagaatatataaaaaatattatgtttCAAATTTTGTGTGCCATAGCATATATGCATAGCAACAACATTGCCCACAAGGACTTGAAACCtgagaatattctgttcaaATCCAAGGGAGATGATACATTAAAGATTATTGACTTTGGACTAGCTGAACTGATTAACCACACAGAGGGAGTTAGCAAAACTGCTGCAGGGACTGTTCTCTACATGGCACCCGaagtgtttaaaaaaaaatttaccatcAAATGTGATATATGGTCAGCTGGAGttattatgttttttttgttttccaaaaatttgcCCTTTTGTGGGAACACCTATGATGAGATTAAGCTGAGCATATTCAAGGACGAGCCTGACTACAAGAGCTTGAAGGGCCGGCTGTCTCAGCCCGGGCTGCACATCTTGAAACTCATGCTGGAGAAGGACCACACCCGGCGGCCCATGGCGGCAGTG CTCCTGCACCACCCCTGGTTCCAGGGCTTCCTAGATCCAGTCCAAATTAACCCAAGCACACTCAGCAACATAAAGGCCTACATGAAGCAATCCAACATCAGGAACATCATAGTGAACATAATGGCCCACGAGCTTAGCGTAATAGATAGCCACTTAAAGTACATCAACGAGCTCTTCTGCAAAATAGACACCAATCATAATGGCTCGCTCAGCCACGGGGAAATTTATGCCGTGCTGGCCAATGCGGGCATCAAGAAGTGGGACATCAACCGAATTGTCCAGGCGCTGGACATCAACGACCGGGGCAGCGTCACCTACACGG AGTTCATCGCCGGGTGCTACCGATGGAAGGACATAGAATCCACTTTCTTGAAGGCGGCCTTCAACAAGATCGACAAG GACGAAGATGGCTACATCAGCAAAAGCGACATAGTAACGCTCGTGCAGGACAAGGTCATCGAGAGTCACGACGTGGACAACTTTTTCACTTCCGTGTTCCTTGTGAAGAAGGGCTTATCTTGCGAGCGGCGCGCGAACAGG ATAAACTTCGAAGACTTTAAGGAGTACCTTTTAAGCACGTTTTAG